Proteins found in one Lagopus muta isolate bLagMut1 chromosome 18, bLagMut1 primary, whole genome shotgun sequence genomic segment:
- the SPATA20 gene encoding spermatogenesis-associated protein 20 isoform X1: MFAVPLRRARRPFFLAGSMAMATAGRSSPARPANRLIYEKSPYLQQHAHNPVDWYPWGQEAFDKAKQENKLIFLSVGYSTCHWCHVMEEESFKNEEIGEIMSKNFVCIKVDREERPDVDKVYMTFVQATSGGGGWPMSVWLTPDLKPFVGGTYFPPEDSAHHVGFRTVLLRIAEQWRQNQEALLQSSQRILEALHSLSRVGTQQAAPPALEVLTTCFQQLSGSYDEEYGGFSQSPKFPTPVNLNFLFTYWALHRTTPEGARALQMSLHTLKMMAHGGIHDHIGQGFHRYSTDQHWHVPHFEKMLYDQGQLAVVYSRAFQISGDEFFADVAADILLYASRDLGSQTGGFYSAEDADSYPTATSSKKQEGAFCVWAAEEVRALLPDPVEGAAEGTTLGDVFMHHYGVKEDGNVSPRKDPHKELQGKNVLIVRSSPELTAARFGLQPGQLSAVLQEGRHRLQAARAQRPRPHLDTKMLASWNGLMISGFAQAGAVLAKQEYVSRAAQAAGFVRRHLVEPGSGRLLRSCYRGEADVVEQRQQCGEFPPACPAGLQTLVSVPACCCSAAPIHGFLEDYVFIIQGLFDLYEASLDQSWLEWALQLQHTQDKLFWDPKGFAYFSSEAGDPSLLLRLKDDQDGAEPAANSVTVTNLLRAASYSGHMEWVEKAGQILAAFSERLQKIPLALPEMARATAMFHHTLKQVVICGDPQGEDTKEMLRCVHSTFIPNKVLMLADGDRAGFLYRQLPFLSSLERKEGKATAYVCSNFTCSLPVTSPRALQELLRA; encoded by the exons ATGTTCGCGGTGCCGCTGCGCAGGGCCCGCAG GCCGTTCTTCCTAGCGGGCAGCATGGCCATGGCCACGGCCGGGAGGAGcagcccggcccgccccgccaACCGGCTCATCTACGAGAAGTCCCCGTACCTGCAGCAGCACGCCCACAACCCTGTGGACTG GTACCCGTGGGGTCAGGAAGCCTTTGATAAAGCAAAGCAGGAGAACAAGCTGATCTTCCTGTCAG TCGGGTACTCCACCTGCCACTGGTGCCATGTGATGGAGGAGGAGTCCTTCAAGAACGAGGAGATCGGTGAGATCATGAGCAAGAACTTCGTGTGCATCAAGGTGGACCGTGAGGAGCGGCCGGACGTGGACAAAGTGTACATGACCTTCGTGCAG GCCACCAGTGGCGGCGGGGGGTGGCCGATGAGCGTCTGGCTGACTCCGGACCTCAAGCCCTTTGTTGGGGGCACGTATTTCCCCCCTGAGGACAGCGCTCATCATGTGGGCTTCCGGACTGTGCTGCTCCGCATCGCAGAGCAG TGGAGGCAGAACCAGGAggccctgctgcagagcagccagaggATCCTGGAAGCGCTGCACTCCCTGTCCCGGGTCggcacacagcaggcagcccCCCCGGCCCTGGAGGTGCTGACCAcctgcttccagcagctctcCGGCTCCTACGACGAGGAGTATGGCGGCTTCTCACAGAGCCCCAAGTTCCCCACACCAG TGAATTTGAATTTCCTCTTCACCTACTGGGCTCTGCACAGAACAACCCCAGAAGGGGCCCGTGCCCTGCAGATGTCTCTGCACACTCTCAAGATGATGGCACATGGGGGCATTCACGATCACATTGGTCAG GGCTTCCATCGCTACTCCACTGACCAACACTGGCACGTCCCACACTTTGAGAAGATGCTGTATGACCAGGGGCAGCTGGCAGTTGTGTACAGCAGAGCCTTCCAG ATCTCTGGCGATGAGTTCTTTGCCGACGTTGCCGCTGACATCCTGCTGTACGCCTCGCGGGACCTGGGCAGCCAG ACCGGAGGCTTTTACAGTGCAGAGGATGCAGATTCCTACCCGACGGCCACTTCCAGCAAGAAGCAGGAAGGAGCTTTTTGTGTGTGGGCAGCCGAGGAGGTCCGGGCTCTGCTCCCTGACCCGGTGGAGGGGGCTGCAGAGGGCACAACCCTGGGAGATGTCTTCATGCACCACTACGGGGTGAAGGAGGACGGCAACGTGAGCCCCAGGAAG GATCCCCATaaggagctgcagggcaagAATGTCCTCATTGTCCGTTCCTCCCCGGAGCTGACAGCCGCGCGCTTTGGGCTGCAGCCGGggcagctgagtgctgtgctgcaggagggcaggcacaggctgcaggcagcccgGGCACAGCGCCCACGGCCCCACCTGGACACCAAGATGCTGGCCTCGTGGAACG GACTGATGATCTCAGGCTTTGCCCaggctggagcagtgctggccaAGCAGGAGTACGTGAGCCGGGCAGCGCAGGCAGCTGGCTTTGTGCGCAGGCACCTCGTGGAGCCAGGCAGCGGCAGGCTGCTGCGGAGCTGCTACCGTGGCGAGGCTGATGTGGTGGAGCAGAG ACAGCAGTGCGGAGAGTTTCccccagcctgccctgctgggctgcagacaCTGGTGTCTGTCCCCGCCTGctgttgcagtgctgctcccattCATGGATTCCTGGAGGATTACGTCTTCATCATCCAGGGTCTCTTTGACCTCTATGAAGCTTCGCTGGACCAGAGCTGGCTGGAGTgggccctgcagctccagcacacacAAGACAAGCTCTTCTGGGACCCCAAAGGCTTTGCGTACTTCTCCAGTGAGGCTGGTGacccctcactgctgctgcgCCTGAAGGATG ACCAGGATGGAGCAGAGCCCGCTGCCAACTCCGTCACTGTCACAAACCTGCTCCGAGCAGCCTCGTACTCTGGCCACATGGAGTGGGTGGAAAAAGCTGGGCAGATCCTGGCTGCCTTCTCTGAGAGGCTGCAGAAGATCCCACTGGCCCTGCCAGAAATGGCCCGGGCCACTGCCATGTTCCATCACACCCTCAAACAG GTGGTGATCTGTGGGGACCCCCAAGGAGAAGACACCAAAGAGATGCTTCGCTGCGTGCACTCCACCTTCATCCCCAACAAG
- the SPATA20 gene encoding spermatogenesis-associated protein 20 isoform X2: MFAVPLRRARRPFFLAGSMAMATAGRSSPARPANRLIYEKSPYLQQHAHNPVDWYPWGQEAFDKAKQENKLIFLSVGYSTCHWCHVMEEESFKNEEIGEIMSKNFVCIKVDREERPDVDKVYMTFVQATSGGGGWPMSVWLTPDLKPFVGGTYFPPEDSAHHVGFRTVLLRIAEQWRQNQEALLQSSQRILEALHSLSRVGTQQAAPPALEVLTTCFQQLSGSYDEEYGGFSQSPKFPTPVNLNFLFTYWALHRTTPEGARALQMSLHTLKMMAHGGIHDHIGQGFHRYSTDQHWHVPHFEKMLYDQGQLAVVYSRAFQISGDEFFADVAADILLYASRDLGSQTGGFYSAEDADSYPTATSSKKQEGAFCVWAAEEVRALLPDPVEGAAEGTTLGDVFMHHYGVKEDGNVSPRKDPHKELQGKNVLIVRSSPELTAARFGLQPGQLSAVLQEGRHRLQAARAQRPRPHLDTKMLASWNGLMISGFAQAGAVLAKQEYVSRAAQAAGFVRRHLVEPGSGRLLRSCYRGEADVVEQSAAPIHGFLEDYVFIIQGLFDLYEASLDQSWLEWALQLQHTQDKLFWDPKGFAYFSSEAGDPSLLLRLKDDQDGAEPAANSVTVTNLLRAASYSGHMEWVEKAGQILAAFSERLQKIPLALPEMARATAMFHHTLKQVVICGDPQGEDTKEMLRCVHSTFIPNKVLMLADGDRAGFLYRQLPFLSSLERKEGKATAYVCSNFTCSLPVTSPRALQELLRA, from the exons ATGTTCGCGGTGCCGCTGCGCAGGGCCCGCAG GCCGTTCTTCCTAGCGGGCAGCATGGCCATGGCCACGGCCGGGAGGAGcagcccggcccgccccgccaACCGGCTCATCTACGAGAAGTCCCCGTACCTGCAGCAGCACGCCCACAACCCTGTGGACTG GTACCCGTGGGGTCAGGAAGCCTTTGATAAAGCAAAGCAGGAGAACAAGCTGATCTTCCTGTCAG TCGGGTACTCCACCTGCCACTGGTGCCATGTGATGGAGGAGGAGTCCTTCAAGAACGAGGAGATCGGTGAGATCATGAGCAAGAACTTCGTGTGCATCAAGGTGGACCGTGAGGAGCGGCCGGACGTGGACAAAGTGTACATGACCTTCGTGCAG GCCACCAGTGGCGGCGGGGGGTGGCCGATGAGCGTCTGGCTGACTCCGGACCTCAAGCCCTTTGTTGGGGGCACGTATTTCCCCCCTGAGGACAGCGCTCATCATGTGGGCTTCCGGACTGTGCTGCTCCGCATCGCAGAGCAG TGGAGGCAGAACCAGGAggccctgctgcagagcagccagaggATCCTGGAAGCGCTGCACTCCCTGTCCCGGGTCggcacacagcaggcagcccCCCCGGCCCTGGAGGTGCTGACCAcctgcttccagcagctctcCGGCTCCTACGACGAGGAGTATGGCGGCTTCTCACAGAGCCCCAAGTTCCCCACACCAG TGAATTTGAATTTCCTCTTCACCTACTGGGCTCTGCACAGAACAACCCCAGAAGGGGCCCGTGCCCTGCAGATGTCTCTGCACACTCTCAAGATGATGGCACATGGGGGCATTCACGATCACATTGGTCAG GGCTTCCATCGCTACTCCACTGACCAACACTGGCACGTCCCACACTTTGAGAAGATGCTGTATGACCAGGGGCAGCTGGCAGTTGTGTACAGCAGAGCCTTCCAG ATCTCTGGCGATGAGTTCTTTGCCGACGTTGCCGCTGACATCCTGCTGTACGCCTCGCGGGACCTGGGCAGCCAG ACCGGAGGCTTTTACAGTGCAGAGGATGCAGATTCCTACCCGACGGCCACTTCCAGCAAGAAGCAGGAAGGAGCTTTTTGTGTGTGGGCAGCCGAGGAGGTCCGGGCTCTGCTCCCTGACCCGGTGGAGGGGGCTGCAGAGGGCACAACCCTGGGAGATGTCTTCATGCACCACTACGGGGTGAAGGAGGACGGCAACGTGAGCCCCAGGAAG GATCCCCATaaggagctgcagggcaagAATGTCCTCATTGTCCGTTCCTCCCCGGAGCTGACAGCCGCGCGCTTTGGGCTGCAGCCGGggcagctgagtgctgtgctgcaggagggcaggcacaggctgcaggcagcccgGGCACAGCGCCCACGGCCCCACCTGGACACCAAGATGCTGGCCTCGTGGAACG GACTGATGATCTCAGGCTTTGCCCaggctggagcagtgctggccaAGCAGGAGTACGTGAGCCGGGCAGCGCAGGCAGCTGGCTTTGTGCGCAGGCACCTCGTGGAGCCAGGCAGCGGCAGGCTGCTGCGGAGCTGCTACCGTGGCGAGGCTGATGTGGTGGAGCAGAG tgctgctcccattCATGGATTCCTGGAGGATTACGTCTTCATCATCCAGGGTCTCTTTGACCTCTATGAAGCTTCGCTGGACCAGAGCTGGCTGGAGTgggccctgcagctccagcacacacAAGACAAGCTCTTCTGGGACCCCAAAGGCTTTGCGTACTTCTCCAGTGAGGCTGGTGacccctcactgctgctgcgCCTGAAGGATG ACCAGGATGGAGCAGAGCCCGCTGCCAACTCCGTCACTGTCACAAACCTGCTCCGAGCAGCCTCGTACTCTGGCCACATGGAGTGGGTGGAAAAAGCTGGGCAGATCCTGGCTGCCTTCTCTGAGAGGCTGCAGAAGATCCCACTGGCCCTGCCAGAAATGGCCCGGGCCACTGCCATGTTCCATCACACCCTCAAACAG GTGGTGATCTGTGGGGACCCCCAAGGAGAAGACACCAAAGAGATGCTTCGCTGCGTGCACTCCACCTTCATCCCCAACAAG
- the EPN3 gene encoding epsin-3 isoform X1, whose protein sequence is MTTSALRRQVKNIVHNYSEAEIKVREATSNDPWGPPSSLMSEIADLTFNTVAFAEVMGMIWRRLNDSGKNWRHVYKALTLLDYLIKTGSEKVTHQCRENLYTIQTLKDFQYVDRDGKDQGINIREKVKQVMALLKDEERLKQERAHALQTKERMALEGMGSGSHQSTYGRRASPYGDDYGRTRGSPSSFNSSSSSPRFASDLEQARPQTTGEEELQLQLALAMSREEAEKKPLPPISSTDEERQLQLALALSKEEHEKEVRAWQGENSLLQRALEETAQGGEEEQEEDKMKKSQSSILELADIFGPAPAPSSHTSADPWDMPDMKPKAEPAAWTGTADPWVPVLSSSGEPMPQAGTTSQQTAAGPWDFPPASADPWGKAAASSGFTPADPWTATSPLAQGSGATPATDPWAAVAEPNPNPASGGDAFDLFAKQPEAAEQPEMEHSQPPSSVKSSSPAELDPFGDLFPGTKQDPAKSFDLANLADSLPESCKERKDCKTPEAFLGPAASSLVNLDSLVAPPQAAKTRNPFLSGLSTPSPTNPFSLAEQPKPTLNQMRTGSPVPGLPAALPANAMTYSASLPLPLSSVPAALPASASAFPQAGAGPFPELPGALPQPLLPLSGPPAPQGGLNPFL, encoded by the exons ATGACCACCTCGGCCCTGCGCCGGCAGGTGAAGAACATCGTGCATAACTATTCAGAGGCGGAGATCAAGGTGCGAGAGGCCACCTCCAATGACCCCTGGGGACCCCCCAGCTCCCTGATGTCGGAGATCGCGGACCTCACCTTCAACACGGTGGCCTTTGCCGAGGTCATGGGGATGATCTGGCGACGGCTGAATGACAGCGGCAAGAACTGGCGGCACGTGTACAAAGCCCTCACCCTGCTGGACTACCTCATCAAAACCGGCTCCGAGAAGGTGACCCACCAGTGCCGGGAGAACCTTTACACCATCCAGACGCTGAAGGACTTCCAGTACGTGGATCGTGACGGCAAGGACCAGGGCATCAACATCCGGGAGAAGGTGAAGCAGGTGATGGCGCTGCTGAAGGACGAGGAGCGGCTGAAGCAGGAGCGGGCGCACGCGCTGCAGACAAAGGAGCGCATGGCCCTGGAGGGGATGGGCAGCGGCAGCCATCAGTCCACCTACGGCCGCCGCGCATCGCCCTACGGGGACGACTATGGCCGGACGCGGGGCTCACCCTCCTCCTTCAACT CGTCTTCCTCATCCCCACGGTTCGCCTCTGACCTGGAGCAAGCGCGTCCCCAGACAACGGgtgaggaggagctgcagctgcagctcgCCCTGGCAATGAGTCGGGAGGAGGCCGAGAAG AAGCCACTTCCTCCAATTTCCAGTACAGATGAAGAAAGGCAATTGCAGCTAGCGCTCGCGCTGAGCAAAGAGGAGCATGAGAAG GAGGTGAGGGCATGGCAAGGGGAGAACTCCCTGCTGCAGAGAGCCTTGGAGGAGACTGCCCAAGGTGGGGAGGAAGAGCAGGAAGAGGATAAGATGAAGAAAAGCCAG TCCTCTATCCTGGAGCTGGCAGATATATTTGGGCCGGCACCAGCTCCTTCCAGCCACACGTCTGCTGACCCATGGGATATGCCAG ATATGAAACCCAAAGCGGAGCCAGCAGCCTGGACTGGCACAGCAGACCCCTGGGTGCCAGTGCTATCCAGCAGTGGGGAGCCCATGCCCCAGGCAGGCACTACATCccagcaaacagctgctgggCCCTGGGATTTCCCCCCTGCCTCTGCTGATCCATGGGGGAAGGCGGCCGCCTCGTCTGGCTTCACCCCTGCAGACCCCTGGACAGCCACGTCCCCACTGGCCCAGGGCTCCGGCGCTACTCCAGCCACTGACCCCTGGGCTGCTGTGGCTgagcctaaccctaaccctg CTTCAGGGGGGGATGCTTTCGACCTGTTTGCAAAGCAACCCGAGGCAGCTGAGCAGCCGGAGATGGAGCATTCGCAGCCGCCCTCCTCGGTGAAGTCCAGCAGCCCCGCCG AGCTGGACCCTTTTGGCGACCTGTTCCCCGGCACCAAGCAGGACCCAGCCAAGAGCTTTGACCTCGCGAACCTGGCCGACTCGCTGCCCGAATCCTGCAAGGAGCGGAAGGACTGTAAAACCCCCGAGGCTTTCctcggccccgccgcctcctcGCTGGTCAACCTGGACTCGCTGGTGGCACCGCCGCAGGCCGCCAAGACGCGCAACCCCTTCCTGTCGG GTCTCAGCACGCCGTCCCCCACCAACCCCTTCAGCCTGGCCGAGCAGCCCAAGCCCACGCTCAACCAGATGCGGACCGGCTCGCCGGTGCCCGGCCTGCCCGCCGCCCTGCCCGCCAACGCCATGACCTACAGCGCGTCTCTGCCGCTGCCGCTCAGCAGCGTCCCCGCCGCCCTGCCCGCCTCTGCCAGTGCCTTCCCGCAGGCGGGGGCTGGGCCGTTCCCCGAGCTGCCCGGCGCTTTGCCGCAGCCTCTGCTGCCGCTGAGCGGCCCCCCGGCCCCCCAGGGAGGGCTCAACCCCTTCCTCTGA
- the EPN3 gene encoding epsin-3 isoform X2, whose translation MTTSALRRQVKNIVHNYSEAEIKVREATSNDPWGPPSSLMSEIADLTFNTVAFAEVMGMIWRRLNDSGKNWRHVYKALTLLDYLIKTGSEKVTHQCRENLYTIQTLKDFQYVDRDGKDQGINIREKVKQVMALLKDEERLKQERAHALQTKERMALEGMGSGSHQSTYGRRASPYGDDYGRTRGSPSSFNSSSSSPRFASDLEQARPQTTGEEELQLQLALAMSREEAEKEVRAWQGENSLLQRALEETAQGGEEEQEEDKMKKSQSSILELADIFGPAPAPSSHTSADPWDMPDMKPKAEPAAWTGTADPWVPVLSSSGEPMPQAGTTSQQTAAGPWDFPPASADPWGKAAASSGFTPADPWTATSPLAQGSGATPATDPWAAVAEPNPNPASGGDAFDLFAKQPEAAEQPEMEHSQPPSSVKSSSPAELDPFGDLFPGTKQDPAKSFDLANLADSLPESCKERKDCKTPEAFLGPAASSLVNLDSLVAPPQAAKTRNPFLSGLSTPSPTNPFSLAEQPKPTLNQMRTGSPVPGLPAALPANAMTYSASLPLPLSSVPAALPASASAFPQAGAGPFPELPGALPQPLLPLSGPPAPQGGLNPFL comes from the exons ATGACCACCTCGGCCCTGCGCCGGCAGGTGAAGAACATCGTGCATAACTATTCAGAGGCGGAGATCAAGGTGCGAGAGGCCACCTCCAATGACCCCTGGGGACCCCCCAGCTCCCTGATGTCGGAGATCGCGGACCTCACCTTCAACACGGTGGCCTTTGCCGAGGTCATGGGGATGATCTGGCGACGGCTGAATGACAGCGGCAAGAACTGGCGGCACGTGTACAAAGCCCTCACCCTGCTGGACTACCTCATCAAAACCGGCTCCGAGAAGGTGACCCACCAGTGCCGGGAGAACCTTTACACCATCCAGACGCTGAAGGACTTCCAGTACGTGGATCGTGACGGCAAGGACCAGGGCATCAACATCCGGGAGAAGGTGAAGCAGGTGATGGCGCTGCTGAAGGACGAGGAGCGGCTGAAGCAGGAGCGGGCGCACGCGCTGCAGACAAAGGAGCGCATGGCCCTGGAGGGGATGGGCAGCGGCAGCCATCAGTCCACCTACGGCCGCCGCGCATCGCCCTACGGGGACGACTATGGCCGGACGCGGGGCTCACCCTCCTCCTTCAACT CGTCTTCCTCATCCCCACGGTTCGCCTCTGACCTGGAGCAAGCGCGTCCCCAGACAACGGgtgaggaggagctgcagctgcagctcgCCCTGGCAATGAGTCGGGAGGAGGCCGAGAAG GAGGTGAGGGCATGGCAAGGGGAGAACTCCCTGCTGCAGAGAGCCTTGGAGGAGACTGCCCAAGGTGGGGAGGAAGAGCAGGAAGAGGATAAGATGAAGAAAAGCCAG TCCTCTATCCTGGAGCTGGCAGATATATTTGGGCCGGCACCAGCTCCTTCCAGCCACACGTCTGCTGACCCATGGGATATGCCAG ATATGAAACCCAAAGCGGAGCCAGCAGCCTGGACTGGCACAGCAGACCCCTGGGTGCCAGTGCTATCCAGCAGTGGGGAGCCCATGCCCCAGGCAGGCACTACATCccagcaaacagctgctgggCCCTGGGATTTCCCCCCTGCCTCTGCTGATCCATGGGGGAAGGCGGCCGCCTCGTCTGGCTTCACCCCTGCAGACCCCTGGACAGCCACGTCCCCACTGGCCCAGGGCTCCGGCGCTACTCCAGCCACTGACCCCTGGGCTGCTGTGGCTgagcctaaccctaaccctg CTTCAGGGGGGGATGCTTTCGACCTGTTTGCAAAGCAACCCGAGGCAGCTGAGCAGCCGGAGATGGAGCATTCGCAGCCGCCCTCCTCGGTGAAGTCCAGCAGCCCCGCCG AGCTGGACCCTTTTGGCGACCTGTTCCCCGGCACCAAGCAGGACCCAGCCAAGAGCTTTGACCTCGCGAACCTGGCCGACTCGCTGCCCGAATCCTGCAAGGAGCGGAAGGACTGTAAAACCCCCGAGGCTTTCctcggccccgccgcctcctcGCTGGTCAACCTGGACTCGCTGGTGGCACCGCCGCAGGCCGCCAAGACGCGCAACCCCTTCCTGTCGG GTCTCAGCACGCCGTCCCCCACCAACCCCTTCAGCCTGGCCGAGCAGCCCAAGCCCACGCTCAACCAGATGCGGACCGGCTCGCCGGTGCCCGGCCTGCCCGCCGCCCTGCCCGCCAACGCCATGACCTACAGCGCGTCTCTGCCGCTGCCGCTCAGCAGCGTCCCCGCCGCCCTGCCCGCCTCTGCCAGTGCCTTCCCGCAGGCGGGGGCTGGGCCGTTCCCCGAGCTGCCCGGCGCTTTGCCGCAGCCTCTGCTGCCGCTGAGCGGCCCCCCGGCCCCCCAGGGAGGGCTCAACCCCTTCCTCTGA
- the LOC125702369 gene encoding MYCBP-associated protein, translated as MAPGRGMPAGRALRRREGRGKGRAASPSPSPSGAPSLCVSEPKERSPALPAEPRPALCPLRSGDVRALAVRLEDLEKLHAPRLPHDAGRIPVRRKFLVRKYQPREAKAAPRLLVARPAFPRTAREPLRFSGPALFGEGCEEILPHHVLGSLQELKMEALARGNAQIADSIQVPHQHVAAAVLKEKHGGETKRKFHQTPASEHKALQNWHHNMAIRKKQERYLGEILQRPENELLMSISEDYRQIQEERDLIDRSLPALFPGKGYRAGSEFWSQPERIGDELTGLTVTLTRRERGCPQPVTHVGKPHTVQMETGVKPPQRIPFRLTWDKSLFLKQRRQELKSILEELDFYKPDLDGLEVIGKGRPFTSVSAQSLPCSTAFEDSETSSDSLKDRGSVVSEAVLGPSLDFCGQPARWIDCITSCRHEVGIAARLTFETVVGEKAESFLTVSSDGTAAVCYEWRRLLQQIPSRETARMCVRRFYFDARPGVILPGETRKFFFLFKSERAGVFSESWEFRTRPLLLGGALLQVTLWGTAVCEDKLADLRGELEADLAAREGAAIVEETLKDLLVRIRTPERPPPPVGLCITEEELFHRKNPKLHYRHREVEQLHDLWTQRVAAPPALGEEVPAEPAEEAGAQRGGPEALPARRSAAEGAGWKRALEATPSRVANVGQQEPGPPSWNFSLEDLQQVLKSIPQEEQREAALSQLNKAVLELCAEQRPTQSDLLYQTCLQLWREAVDELVGHSLKLRSQLGLPERDADVDVLPEGRGEVKQPIEEGEDGKITGRREEKTSVGGKDKEDKRRTTKAAGKEKEERPNSRKSKVKEKKKLKPSSSSEKEMAQPTGAAAAGTVTAPREQTDPIVWGLYQEKLYVQVSLAKVCTFPSAFCSLLINRPWAAAGELKHSTKELTAVCL; from the exons ATGGCGCCGGGCCGAGGGATGCCGGCGGGCCGCGCGTTGCGGAGGCGGGAGGGCCGCGGGAAGGGCCGGGCCGCGTCCCCGTCCCCATCCCCGTCGG GCGCTCCGTCCTTGTGCGTTTCAGAGCCGAAGGAGCGGAGCCCGGCGCTCCCCGCAGAGCCCCGGCCCGCGCTGTGCCCGCTGCGGAGCGGCGATGTCCGAGCGCTCGCCGTTCGGCTGGAGGACCTGGAAAAA ctccacgCTCCACGCCTGCCCCACGATGCTGGGAGGATTCCAGTCAGGAGGAAATTCCTGGTTCGGAAATACCAACCCAGAGAGGCCAAAGCAGCCCCGCGCCTCCTGGTAGCACGGCCAGCTTTCCCGAGGACAGCCAGGGAGCCACTGCGTTTCTCTG GACCGGCACTGTTTGGTGAAggctgtgaagaaattcttcctcatcATGTTTTGGGAAGTCTCCAGGAGTTAAAGATGGAAGCTTTGGCCAGAGGAAATGCTCAG atagCAGATTCCATTCAGGTTCCTCATCAGCACGTTGCTGCAGcagttttaaaagagaaacatggaggagaaacaaagagaaaatttcaTCAAACCCCAGCATCAGAACATAAAGCCCTGCAGAACTGGCACCATAATATGGCAATCAGGAAGAAGCAGGAGAGATATCTGGGAG AAATTCTTCAGAGGCCAGAGAATGAGCTGCTGATGAGCATCTCAGAGGATTACAGACAAATCCAGGAGGAACGTGACCTCATTGACCGTAGTCTCCCTGCCCTGTTTCCTGGAAAG GGCTACCGAGCAGGAAGCGAATTCTGGAGCCAGCCTGAGCGCATCGGGGATGAGCTGACCGGCCTGACGGTGACACTGACACGGAGAGAACggggctgcccacagccagtCACTCATGTGGGGAAGCCCCACACTGTTCAGATGGAAACGG GCGTGAAGCCTCCACAGAGGATCCCTTTCCGTCTGACCTGGGACAAGAGTCTTTTCCTGAAACAGCGACGGCAGGAGCTAAAATCTATCCTAGAGGAGCTGGATTTTTATAAGCCA gaTCTGGATGGCCTGGAGGTGATCGGCAAAGGGCGGCCGTTCACGTCTGTCTCAGCGCAGTCTCTTCCATGTTCCACTGCTTTTGAAGATTCTGAGACCTC cagtgaCTCCTTAAAGGACCGTGGCAGTGTGGTTTCAGAAGCAGTGCTGGGTCCATCTTTAGACTTCTGTGGCCAGCCGGCACGTTGGATCGACTGCATCACTTCTTGCAGG CATGAAGTTGGCATTGCTGCCAGGCTCACTTTTGAGACTGTGGTTGGTGAGAAAGCCGAGAGCTTCCTAACAGTGAGCAGTGATGGCACAGCTGCTGTCTGCTATGAGTGGAGGAGGCTCCTCCAGCAGATCCCTTCCAGAGAAACAGCAAGGATGTGCGTGCGGCGTTTTTACTTTGATGCCAGACCAG GTGTAATTCTGCCTGGAGAAAccaggaagtttttttttcttttcaagtctgAGAGAGCAGGTGTTTTCAGTGAGTCCTGGGAGTTCAGGACACGTCCTCTGTTATTAggaggagctctgctgcaggtgaCCCTTTGGGGAACTGCTGTGTGTGAGGATAAATTGGCTGACCTCAGAGGAGAACTGGAG gctgaccTGGCTGCTCGGGAGGGTGCAGCTATTGTAGAAGAGACTCTGAAGGACCTTCTGGTCCGAATTCGGACCCCGGAGCGCCCCCCACCTCCCGTGGGTCTGTGCATCACAGAGGAGGAGTTATTCCACAGGAAGAATCCCAAG TTGCATTACCGGCATCGAGAGGTAGAGCAGCTGCACGACCTATGGACACAGCGCGTGGCTGCTCCGCCTGCCCTCGGGGAGGAGGTGCCTGCAGAGCCGGCGGAGGAGGCGGGGGCCCAGCGCGGCGGCCCCGAGGCTCTCCCTGCGCGGAGGAGCGCTGCAGAGGGCGCAGGCTGGAAGCGCGCGCTTGAAGCGACTCCGAGTCGAGTGGCGAATGTGGGGCAGCAGGAACCCGGCCCTCCGTCGTGGAACTTCTCACTCGAGGACCTGCAGCAG GTTCTGAAGTCCATCCCCCAGGAGGAGCAGCGAGAAGCAGCGCTGTCCCAGCTCAAcaaggcagtgctggagcttTGTGCTGAGCAGAGACCAACTCAGTCAGACCTTCTGTATCAAACGTG TCTCCAGCTGTGGCGTGAAGCAGTGGATGAGCTGGTGGGTCACTCCCTGAAGCTGAGGTCCCAGCTTGGGTTGCCTGAGAGGGACGCCGATGTGGATGTTCTTCCAGAGGGAAGAG GGGAAGTAAAGCAGCCTATAGAAGAAGGAGAAGACGGCAAAATAACcgggagaagagaagagaaaacatcaGTTGGTGGTAAGGataaagaagacaaaagaagaacAACGAAGgctgctggaaaagagaaggag GAACGCCCAAACAGCAGAAAGTCaaaagtaaaagagaagaagaagctgAAACCTTCCAGCTCGTCTGAAAAAGAGATGGCACAGcccacaggagctgcagctgcaggcactgtCACAGCTCCTCGGGAGCAGACGGACCCCATTGTTTGGGGGCTGTACCAGGAGAAACTTTATGTCCAAGTGAGTCTGGCCAAAGTTTGtaccttcccttctgctttctgttctttgctcATAAACCgaccctgggctgcagctggagagctGAAGCATTCAACTAAAGAGCTGACAGCTGTGTGTCTGTAA